The sequence CAGGCCACAGATTTCCAGGGCCCTGTATGCAATCCCATCCCGGGCAGCACCTGCCTGAAGGACGAGGCCCAACACCATTGCTGTAAAGGGGGCGGAGAAGAACAATAGGAGATCAGATTAGTTTATTGTTATCTATAGACAGCACGCCTAATTTGCAGCTGCTCTTATCTCTCTTACTGTATTAAATCTGGAGTAAACACTAATTAATGTAATGGCTCTAATAGATTAAAGAAGGAAAGTATGCTGTTTGGTGctcaccccctcctcccccagatCACACTGCATTGCCTGATGGGGTTAAAAATCTACAGAATAAGACAAGTCAtggtattttctgaaatgcagctttgAACTAGGCAGAGGTTTCATCCATTCAGCCCCTTGGGTTTCCCAGCAGGCCGAGCCCGCTGACGGTGCCTCGGTTGTCTCCAGTTCATCAGCATTATACAGAAGGGTATTAAACTAGTAACGCGGGTTGATGGCTGTTATCTCTAGCGGCTCCGTGCCTGTCCCGGCTGGATCAGGACCTTCCCGAGGCTCCCGTCTTTCATTTCCATGTCCTGCCGCCCTCTGCCCAGAGCCAAACGGGGAGCGGCCGCCACGGGGGCGAGGGCGAGGGGGGAGAGGACTTTCGCTAAGTGACCCGTCCCGGATTTCGCCGTGATTAACAGGAAATGCTCTTTGAGCATCATCCCGtaatgtgtgtgcgtgtgtgtgcggcgggggggggtggtggtggtggtggggcagCTCCCCgtagcggggcggggggctgccctCGGCACTCGGGCTCACGCAGGCGCGCAATTTGCCGCGCCCCGGTGACCTGCTGTCCCGCTGAATCAGATTCTCCCCTCCCATACATGCGCAAGGAGGCGGCCCGGGAAAGCCGTCTCGGCGCATATAAAGGGCTGCCGtcggggcgggcagcgccgcTCGCTCCCGGGACCCCGCTGCCACCCGTCCGCCCTCCCTCCCATCCGCCGCCGCCGCGACATGGCCgccggccgccgcctcccgctgcccgcgctgctgctgccgctggcTTGCGCGGCCCTGGCCCCGCGCACCCTCACAGGTAGGAGCGGGCGCTCGGCGGGACCCCGCGGGCGGCtacgcggggccggggccgcctcCGCCGCCGAGGTGGCTTCAGCCCCGGTCTCTGGTGTCTCCCGCAGAGAAGCAGCgcgcctgcctgctgccccccgACGACGGGCCCTGCCGCGCCCTGGTGCCGCGCTGGTACTACGACAGGTACACGCAGAGCTGCCAGGAGTTCACCTACGGGGGCTGCCACGGCAACGCCAACAACTTCCTCACCTTCGACGACTGCGAGAAGAGCTGCTGGACCATCAAGAGTGAGTCCAGGGagcggccccgccgccctcctcAGCCCCGGGGGCCGGCGCGAAGGGGCCCGGTTCCCCGGAGTGCCCCCGGGGTGGCAGGGGGACGGAGAGGGTCTGTGGGAGCACCGGGGAGGCTGCGCTGCTTACGGGATGCTTTGTACCCACCCCGTCGGTCCCGCCTGCTTGCCGCGACTGTCTCCCAGATGTCAGTTTTGTGCAGAGAAACCAGAACCAGTTGTTTTGGAGGCGACACGCGGAATTTaactattaatattttaaatgcaatttaatcTTATATCTAGTTGCTAATCAATGCATCAGATTCCTTCTGTAAAGCGTATTTCACTTTATTAAAGAATGCAGGTAGTGGGGTCAAGCTATGACTTGCCTGCAACCGGAGTAATAGCGTTTTGTCTGCACTGCCATGTTGTTCAGTATGGGGAGCACGAAGGGTTGATTTTACAGaggatgaaattaatttttttgcagaagTGCCCAAATTATGCCGGATGGAAGCTGATGGAGGACCTTGCAGGAGTCATCTAAAAAGATATGCCTTTAACTTGAGCTCAATGAGGTGTGAAGAGTTCATCTATGGTGGCTGTTACGGAAATGGCAATAACTTCAGAGATTTGCAGTCTTGTGTGGACCACTGTCTGCCAGAGAAAAGTAATGACTGttctaaatttttaataaaatagatgGTTTGAAAGCGACACGaagatgatattttattttatattttcctctgcATACCCATACAGTGGTATTTTTGAAGACTTCTGGGAAGCAGACATGTATGTTTTCTGCAGACTTTAATGTGTCACTTGTCTCAGCTGTTACTGAAAGAGCAAAAATGCTGTGCTAGTTTAATATTGTGACCTTAAACATGCCCACAGCTACACCCAACCGATC comes from Grus americana isolate bGruAme1 chromosome 2, bGruAme1.mat, whole genome shotgun sequence and encodes:
- the TFPI2 gene encoding tissue factor pathway inhibitor 2 isoform X1; translated protein: MRRPGKAVSAHIKGCRRGGQRRSLPGPRCHPSALPPIRRRRDMAAGRRLPLPALLLPLACAALAPRTLTEKQRACLLPPDDGPCRALVPRWYYDRYTQSCQEFTYGGCHGNANNFLTFDDCEKSCWTIKKVPKLCRMEADGGPCRSHLKRYAFNLSSMRCEEFIYGGCYGNGNNFRDLQSCVDHCLPEKTGPLLCYSPKDEGLCSSSVPRYYYDTKTKSCKEFKYTGCGGNANNFVTETDCYNVCRKAGTQKPRIDKPMNVFRRKMMRKLIKKPQTYNPKS
- the TFPI2 gene encoding tissue factor pathway inhibitor 2 isoform X2, whose product is MRRPGKAVSAHIKGCRRGGQRRSLPGPRCHPSALPPIRRRRDMAAGRRLPLPALLLPLACAALAPRTLTEKQRACLLPPDDGPCRALVPRWYYDRYTQSCQEFTYGGCHGNANNFLTFDDCEKSCWTIKKVPKLCRMEADGGPCRSHLKRYAFNLSSMRCEEFIYGGCYGNGNNFRDLQSCVDHCLPEKTGPLLCYSPKDEGLCSSSVPRYYYDTKTKSCKEFKYTGCGGNANNFVTETDCYNVCRKGTQKPRIDKPMNVFRRKMMRKLIKKPQTYNPKS
- the TFPI2 gene encoding tissue factor pathway inhibitor 2 isoform X3 — its product is MDRRRPGKAVSAHIKGCRRGGQRRSLPGPRCHPSALPPIRRRRDMAAGRRLPLPALLLPLACAALAPRTLTEKQRACLLPPDDGPCRALVPRWYYDRYTQSCQEFTYGGCHGNANNFLTFDDCEKSCWTIKKVPKLCRMEADGGPCRSHLKRYAFNLSSMRCEEFIYGGCYGNGNNFRDLQSCVDHCLPEKTGPLLCYSPKDEGLCSSSVPRYYYDTKTKSCKEFKYTGCGGNANNFVTETDCYNVCRKAGTQKPRIDKPMNVFRRKMMRKLIKKPQTYNPKS